In one Agathobacter rectalis ATCC 33656 genomic region, the following are encoded:
- a CDS encoding PcfB family protein, which yields MQEEVNQKTVALSIRTTKLTGKVLAAALGKVVRALQKHHRKALTPQGRQSVKKLMNHYGGKSAMPYVGAPKDFDRIAKEFHVDYAFHKVSPGHYLLFFKANQADAITAAFQKYSAKVLNKEQDKASILGQLRKFTEQIRTQAKEKQRTREAVKDGR from the coding sequence ATGCAGGAAGAAGTAAACCAAAAAACGGTTGCCCTTTCGATCAGGACAACGAAGCTCACAGGAAAAGTGCTGGCTGCCGCTCTTGGCAAGGTGGTTCGGGCGCTGCAAAAGCACCACCGGAAGGCGCTGACCCCGCAGGGACGCCAGAGCGTGAAAAAGCTGATGAACCACTATGGCGGCAAAAGTGCCATGCCCTATGTGGGAGCTCCAAAGGATTTTGACCGGATCGCGAAGGAGTTCCATGTGGACTACGCTTTCCATAAAGTGAGCCCCGGTCATTACCTGCTGTTTTTCAAAGCCAATCAGGCGGACGCTATCACGGCGGCCTTCCAGAAGTACAGCGCAAAGGTGCTGAATAAAGAGCAGGACAAGGCTTCCATCCTCGGCCAGCTTCGGAAATTCACGGAGCAGATCAGGACACAGGCAAAGGAAAAGCAGCGAACCAGAGAGGCGGTGAAGGACGGACGTTGA
- the ltrA gene encoding group II intron reverse transcriptase/maturase — translation MNRKLCAPADRAQSWESIDWKKAEAYVKKLQMRIVKAQKDGHYNKVKTLQWLLTHSFYAKALAVKRVTSNKGKNTAGVDHELWKTPKGKFEAIEKLKRRGYKPQPLRRVYIPKKNGKLRPLSIPTMTDRAMQTLYKFALEPLAETLADPNSYGFRIGRSTHDAIGQCFNDLCRAGSPQWILEGDIKGCFDHISHNWLLANIPMDKKMLGKWLKCGFVETKKLFPTEEGTPQGGTISPVLMNMTLDGLERILKERFPMRRTVAGKTVYDQINFVRYADDFIVTGKSPETLRNEVMPLIKDFLAERGLQLSEEKTVITHISDGFDFLGQNVRKYNGKLLIKPSKNAIKSFLKKVRTIVRENKTATQDLLIRKLNPVIRGWVNYHRYVVSADIFGLVDHRIFECLWRWACRRHKRKGRKWIANKYWHHIDNRTWTFATEPAFRSKDFDEKYLKLEYAANTKIIRFRKIAAEANPFDEKWTGYYEERDGERMLNSTKGREKLVKIWNNQKRCCPVCGERITSETGFKTHFNTENNRKWPAIMVHPWCHRNLHEPNYLI, via the coding sequence ATGAACAGGAAACTGTGTGCGCCTGCTGACAGGGCACAAAGCTGGGAATCCATTGATTGGAAGAAGGCGGAGGCCTATGTTAAAAAGCTGCAAATGCGTATCGTAAAGGCTCAAAAAGACGGTCATTACAACAAGGTGAAAACCCTGCAATGGCTGTTGACGCACTCTTTCTATGCCAAGGCATTGGCGGTAAAGCGTGTGACAAGTAATAAAGGCAAAAACACTGCTGGTGTAGACCATGAATTATGGAAAACGCCAAAGGGCAAATTCGAGGCGATTGAAAAACTCAAACGCCGGGGCTATAAGCCCCAACCTCTCAGACGGGTGTACATCCCGAAGAAAAACGGAAAATTACGCCCGCTGAGTATTCCGACGATGACAGACCGCGCCATGCAGACATTATATAAGTTTGCATTGGAACCATTGGCAGAAACTCTAGCAGACCCGAACTCCTACGGTTTTAGAATTGGAAGAAGCACACACGACGCTATCGGGCAATGCTTCAACGATTTATGCAGAGCCGGTTCTCCACAATGGATTTTGGAAGGAGATATTAAAGGGTGCTTCGACCACATCAGCCATAACTGGCTGTTGGCAAACATTCCAATGGATAAGAAAATGCTCGGGAAATGGCTGAAATGCGGTTTTGTGGAAACCAAAAAGCTCTTTCCAACAGAGGAAGGAACCCCACAGGGCGGCACAATATCGCCAGTCTTGATGAACATGACCTTAGACGGTCTGGAGCGGATTCTAAAAGAAAGATTCCCTATGAGACGGACGGTGGCAGGTAAAACTGTTTACGACCAGATTAACTTCGTGCGATATGCCGACGACTTTATCGTTACCGGAAAAAGCCCGGAAACTCTACGTAACGAGGTTATGCCGCTCATCAAGGACTTTCTGGCGGAACGCGGCCTGCAACTCTCCGAGGAAAAAACGGTAATCACACATATCAGCGACGGTTTTGATTTTCTTGGGCAGAACGTTCGGAAATACAACGGAAAATTGCTCATTAAGCCGTCAAAGAATGCGATAAAATCCTTCCTCAAAAAAGTGCGGACTATCGTTAGGGAGAACAAAACAGCCACACAGGACTTGCTCATTCGCAAGTTAAATCCTGTCATTCGTGGTTGGGTCAACTACCATCGCTATGTAGTTTCTGCGGATATTTTTGGATTGGTTGACCACAGGATTTTCGAGTGCCTATGGAGGTGGGCTTGCCGCAGACACAAGCGAAAAGGTAGGAAATGGATTGCCAACAAATACTGGCACCATATTGATAACCGAACGTGGACGTTTGCAACAGAGCCTGCTTTCCGCAGTAAAGATTTCGATGAAAAATACCTCAAGCTGGAATACGCGGCAAATACTAAAATCATCCGATTCAGGAAAATCGCCGCCGAAGCTAACCCATTCGATGAAAAATGGACGGGATATTATGAGGAACGTGACGGAGAAAGAATGCTGAACAGTACCAAAGGACGGGAAAAACTCGTTAAAATCTGGAACAACCAGAAACGGTGCTGCCCTGTATGCGGAGAAAGAATTACATCCGAAACAGGATTCAAGACGCATTTTAACACCGAAAACAACAGGAAATGGCCCGCTATTATGGTACATCCCTGGTGTCATCGAAATCTGCATGAGCCAAACTACTTGATTTGA